A region of Granulicella sibirica DNA encodes the following proteins:
- a CDS encoding MutS-related protein, with amino-acid sequence MAGSPEAFYKQRLTELDAGHRQNQSYHDRLLLGATVAVLLFAGANVGAFRHALPGWAVGLAAVPAIGLIFPFLKSRRERERLTRSIALYEAGVARVTHQPAKQPQTGEVFRDPAHLYDRDLNILGRDSLFATLATTRTGWGQRALAGSLLVSPSREETLARQEAIRELAPGTQLRQELAMLGSNALQPTAPETFDHWLAEPAAEFPSLLRPLLYVTSSFAGLLLLAWLAGRLPLDTLLPNLAAVLGLQAAVALRYRAKVLPILEATAPLPGQVQILRDGLALLRKQNSAARHLVGLQESCGGADEALADLQKQLFVVEQRKTELFYLPGLVVNAGTHASVRIDRWKRLHGGALRGWIAAFGSFDALSALATYAFEHPENCFPEMLSAEEPATFEATLMTHPLLPNAVANDISLNAGERFYLISGSNMAGKSTLLRAIGLTVVLARAGCPVPARRARLSPLKIGVSLALTDSLTERKSKFLAEVHRLREILLMARRSPALFLIDELFSGTNSSDRLTAAEAVLDELLTTGAIGALSTHDLALTTLATDPRRGVNVHMASPDLDDPLAFDYVLKPGVNTRTNALAFLRLLNLGSA; translated from the coding sequence ATGGCCGGATCCCCCGAAGCGTTCTACAAGCAGCGCCTGACAGAACTCGACGCCGGACATCGACAGAACCAGAGCTATCACGATCGCCTTTTGCTTGGGGCGACGGTGGCTGTGCTGTTGTTTGCCGGGGCAAATGTTGGGGCCTTTCGGCATGCTCTTCCGGGCTGGGCGGTTGGGTTAGCGGCAGTACCTGCAATTGGGCTGATCTTCCCCTTCTTGAAGAGTCGGCGAGAGCGTGAGCGACTGACGCGAAGTATTGCGCTCTATGAGGCGGGGGTTGCGCGAGTGACGCATCAGCCTGCGAAGCAGCCGCAGACAGGTGAGGTCTTTCGTGATCCGGCTCACCTCTATGACCGCGACCTGAATATCCTGGGGCGTGATTCTCTGTTTGCCACACTTGCGACGACCCGGACGGGATGGGGACAGAGGGCGCTGGCTGGGAGTCTTCTGGTGTCTCCGAGTCGGGAGGAGACGCTGGCGCGGCAGGAGGCGATCCGGGAGCTTGCACCGGGGACACAGTTACGGCAGGAACTGGCCATGCTTGGCTCGAACGCGCTTCAGCCGACCGCGCCGGAGACGTTCGATCACTGGCTGGCGGAGCCGGCGGCGGAGTTTCCTTCGCTGCTTCGGCCGCTTCTGTATGTGACTTCGAGCTTTGCGGGATTGCTTCTGTTGGCCTGGTTGGCCGGGCGGCTTCCGCTGGATACGCTTCTGCCAAATTTGGCAGCTGTCTTAGGGCTGCAGGCGGCGGTGGCACTTCGCTACCGGGCGAAGGTGTTGCCAATTCTCGAGGCGACGGCTCCGCTGCCGGGGCAGGTACAGATTTTGCGAGATGGCCTTGCTCTGCTGCGGAAGCAGAACTCTGCGGCGCGGCATCTGGTCGGGTTGCAGGAGAGCTGTGGCGGAGCGGATGAGGCGCTAGCAGACTTGCAGAAGCAGCTCTTCGTGGTGGAGCAAAGGAAGACGGAGTTGTTTTATCTTCCGGGACTCGTGGTGAATGCGGGGACGCATGCGTCGGTTCGGATTGACCGGTGGAAGAGGCTGCATGGCGGGGCACTGCGCGGGTGGATCGCGGCGTTCGGCAGCTTCGATGCGCTCTCTGCGCTGGCGACGTATGCCTTCGAGCATCCGGAGAATTGCTTTCCGGAGATGCTTTCAGCGGAAGAACCGGCCACGTTTGAAGCTACGCTTATGACGCATCCGTTGCTCCCGAATGCGGTCGCGAACGATATTTCGCTCAACGCGGGCGAGCGCTTTTATCTCATCAGCGGGTCAAATATGGCGGGTAAGTCGACGCTTTTGCGGGCGATTGGACTGACTGTGGTGCTGGCGCGGGCCGGGTGCCCGGTTCCGGCGCGGCGGGCGCGTTTGAGTCCGCTCAAGATTGGGGTTTCGCTCGCTCTGACCGATTCGCTGACTGAGCGAAAGTCAAAGTTTCTGGCGGAGGTGCACAGGCTTCGGGAGATCCTGCTGATGGCTCGGCGGTCACCGGCATTGTTCCTCATCGACGAGCTTTTCAGCGGCACGAACTCATCTGACCGGCTGACGGCGGCGGAAGCCGTTCTCGATGAGCTGCTGACGACCGGTGCGATTGGAGCGCTTTCGACGCATGATCTTGCGTTGACGACGCTCGCTACGGACCCACGGCGTGGGGTGAATGTGCATATGGCAAGTCCGGATCTCGACGACCCGCTGGCATTCGATTACGTGCTGAAGCCGGGAGTGAATACGAGGACAAATGCGCTCGCATTTTTGCGGCTGTTGAATCTGGGTAGCGCTTGA
- a CDS encoding serine hydrolase domain-containing protein encodes MGLRLFLLCLWSWLICGDAASAQDRARIHRLDGSTISGSKASSIARKALADAHVTGAQIAVLNGGKVVWSDAFGLRDVAGKQPMTLDTVMWGASFTKSIFASYVMTLVDAGMIDLDKPVWQYLGKPLPQFDRYKDLAGDVRWRRITARHLLSHTSGLANFLQLEPDHKMRIHWEPGTRFGYSGEGMNLLQLVVETRMHKPLQELMGERIFGQLGMTRTSLVWQDSFASNIANGYDPQGVSLGPSHRASARAAGSMVTTIVDMGRFLDGLMGGRVMSAKAQADMFRPQVAINTLHQFPTLVDTKGTEGQAVGLSYGLGWGLLAGTKFGPAFFKEGHGDGAQNYMICFRQRGDCMVILTNSENGEYAFRTLLEKILGDTVTPWEWEGYTPAGVVLGQKNK; translated from the coding sequence ATGGGGTTGCGCCTGTTCCTGTTGTGCCTTTGGTCCTGGCTGATCTGCGGGGATGCAGCCAGCGCGCAGGATAGGGCACGCATTCACAGGCTGGACGGCTCAACCATATCCGGTTCGAAGGCTTCGTCCATCGCCCGCAAGGCACTTGCGGATGCCCACGTGACCGGGGCTCAGATTGCTGTGCTGAACGGGGGCAAGGTCGTCTGGAGCGACGCGTTCGGGCTGCGGGATGTCGCCGGGAAGCAGCCGATGACTCTCGATACAGTAATGTGGGGTGCATCGTTTACGAAGAGCATCTTCGCCTCGTACGTGATGACGCTTGTCGATGCGGGCATGATCGATCTCGACAAGCCGGTGTGGCAGTACCTCGGGAAGCCGCTGCCGCAGTTTGACCGCTACAAAGACCTGGCCGGAGATGTACGGTGGCGCAGGATCACGGCACGGCATCTGCTCTCGCATACTTCGGGGCTTGCGAATTTCTTGCAGCTTGAGCCTGACCACAAGATGCGGATTCATTGGGAACCGGGGACGCGATTTGGGTACTCGGGCGAGGGGATGAACCTGCTGCAGCTTGTGGTGGAGACGAGGATGCACAAGCCGCTGCAGGAGTTGATGGGCGAGCGCATCTTCGGTCAGCTTGGCATGACGCGCACCTCGCTTGTATGGCAGGACAGCTTCGCATCGAACATTGCGAACGGCTACGATCCGCAGGGCGTGAGCCTTGGACCTTCGCACCGCGCGAGTGCGAGAGCGGCGGGCTCGATGGTGACGACGATCGTCGATATGGGCAGGTTTCTCGACGGGCTGATGGGCGGACGGGTGATGTCGGCTAAGGCGCAGGCGGACATGTTTCGGCCGCAGGTGGCGATCAATACGCTGCACCAGTTCCCTACGCTTGTGGATACGAAGGGGACCGAGGGGCAGGCAGTGGGGCTGTCGTATGGGCTCGGGTGGGGCTTGCTGGCAGGGACGAAGTTCGGGCCGGCGTTCTTCAAGGAAGGGCACGGGGACGGCGCGCAGAACTACATGATCTGCTTCCGGCAGCGTGGCGACTGCATGGTGATCCTCACCAACAGCGAGAATGGCGAGTACGCGTTCCGCACGCTGCTCGAGAAGATCCTCGGCGATACGGTGACGCCGTGGGAGTGGGAAGGCTACACACCGGCCGGAGTCGTCCTCGGGCAGAAAAACAAGTGA
- a CDS encoding GNAT family N-acetyltransferase, translated as MHRCFSLCPRPVIRSASPTDAPHIFRLIQSLSGDGTLLPRPQAEIEAHINSFFVAETHGGEFLGCAAIHRYGTHLAEVRSIATRLEARGLGAGGMLLQRVLEDVRNSGTQRACLFTRIPSFFARYGFHTVPLASMRDKVAKDCVHCARRERCDEIAMVAGEPPIAWPVAARSSSGGLVQIGQG; from the coding sequence ATGCACCGCTGCTTTTCGCTTTGTCCCCGCCCCGTTATCCGTTCCGCTTCCCCGACCGACGCCCCTCACATTTTCCGTCTGATTCAGAGTCTGTCGGGCGATGGCACGCTCCTGCCGCGTCCTCAGGCCGAGATCGAGGCGCATATCAACTCCTTTTTCGTGGCGGAGACGCACGGGGGAGAGTTTCTTGGGTGCGCCGCCATCCATCGTTACGGCACACATCTCGCGGAGGTCCGGTCGATCGCGACACGGCTTGAGGCACGTGGGCTTGGTGCCGGAGGCATGCTGCTTCAACGCGTCCTAGAAGACGTGAGGAACTCCGGAACGCAGCGCGCCTGCCTGTTTACGCGCATTCCTTCGTTCTTCGCGCGTTATGGATTCCACACCGTTCCGCTCGCGAGCATGCGGGACAAGGTGGCGAAGGATTGCGTCCATTGCGCGCGGCGCGAGCGTTGCGACGAGATTGCGATGGTAGCCGGGGAGCCTCCTATAGCGTGGCCGGTGGCTGCACGCTCGTCGAGCGGTGGCCTGGTTCAGATTGGGCAGGGGTAG
- a CDS encoding pectinesterase family protein — MLRSVLPVALVLLVVSLTATAQKHGSHKALDADVHVRVSPDVKTGIESTTEYPTIQMAMDHAPDAGTGRVFVHIYPGQYRERVIVTQNRPRMTLIGMGSSPSDVVITNSLNANQAGGTYFTQTVEVNGDEFEADNITFENSAGNTGQAVAVAVRSDRAIFKHCRFLGHQDTLFADYGRQYYTGSYIAGGVDFIFGDATAVFDHSEIHALSPGFLTAQSRIKPSETTGFVIANSRVSSTVNDAADLGGRRASNSNNPASGSRSSASSQGSFYLGRPWRPYARVVYLNTSLPSDLSSAGWNNWNKESNETTAFFAEYKSSGPGASAKDRVSWSHQLTDAQARPFATKTFLRGRDNWDPEAEAAKLP, encoded by the coding sequence ATGCTGCGCTCCGTGCTCCCTGTCGCTCTGGTTCTCCTGGTTGTGAGTCTTACCGCGACGGCTCAGAAGCACGGATCTCATAAGGCGCTCGACGCGGATGTGCATGTGCGGGTGAGCCCGGATGTGAAGACCGGGATCGAGTCGACAACTGAGTACCCGACGATCCAAATGGCGATGGACCATGCTCCAGACGCGGGGACGGGGCGGGTGTTCGTTCACATCTATCCGGGCCAGTACCGGGAGCGGGTGATTGTGACGCAGAACCGGCCACGGATGACGCTGATCGGCATGGGGTCGTCACCCTCGGATGTGGTGATTACGAACTCGCTCAACGCGAATCAGGCGGGCGGAACCTACTTTACCCAAACCGTCGAGGTGAATGGGGACGAGTTCGAGGCCGACAATATAACGTTTGAGAACAGCGCGGGGAATACGGGGCAGGCGGTCGCGGTCGCGGTGCGTTCAGACCGGGCGATCTTCAAGCACTGCCGGTTCCTGGGGCATCAGGACACGCTGTTTGCCGACTATGGGCGGCAGTACTATACGGGCTCGTACATCGCGGGTGGCGTGGACTTCATCTTCGGGGATGCAACGGCGGTCTTCGATCACTCGGAGATTCACGCTCTGTCGCCTGGGTTCCTGACGGCGCAGTCCCGAATCAAGCCGAGTGAGACGACGGGATTTGTGATTGCGAACTCGCGGGTGTCTTCGACAGTTAACGATGCGGCGGATTTGGGTGGGCGGCGTGCGAGTAACAGCAACAACCCGGCGTCCGGGTCCCGGTCCTCGGCCTCGTCGCAGGGGTCGTTTTACCTTGGGCGGCCGTGGCGACCATATGCGCGTGTGGTGTACCTGAATACGTCTCTCCCGTCCGATCTGAGTTCGGCGGGATGGAACAACTGGAACAAGGAATCAAACGAGACAACGGCGTTCTTCGCCGAGTACAAGAGTTCGGGGCCTGGGGCATCCGCGAAAGATCGTGTGAGCTGGTCGCACCAGCTTACCGACGCTCAGGCGCGACCGTTCGCGACGAAGACTTTTCTGCGCGGGCGGGACAACTGGGATCCCGAGGCTGAAGCGGCAAAGCTCCCTTAG
- a CDS encoding PadR family transcriptional regulator: protein MPDSRPDSKLDLLQGTLELMVLQTLATMGSLHGYGIARRIEQVSGDEVLINQGTIYASLVRLQQRGWISAVWGTSDNNRKAKYYAITAEGLGQLAKDSAYWLRLASVMERVLAMPKEGDV from the coding sequence TTGCCTGATTCAAGACCCGATTCCAAGCTCGATCTCCTCCAGGGAACCCTCGAACTCATGGTGCTCCAGACCCTCGCCACCATGGGCTCCCTCCACGGCTACGGCATAGCCCGCCGCATCGAGCAGGTCAGCGGCGACGAGGTCCTCATCAACCAGGGCACCATCTACGCCTCGCTCGTCCGCCTCCAGCAGCGCGGCTGGATCTCGGCCGTTTGGGGAACCTCGGATAACAATCGCAAGGCGAAGTACTACGCCATCACTGCGGAGGGTCTCGGCCAACTCGCCAAGGACTCCGCCTACTGGCTTCGGCTCGCAAGCGTGATGGAGCGCGTACTGGCCATGCCTAAAGAAGGAGACGTCTGA
- a CDS encoding cryptochrome/photolyase family protein, producing MPSFAEQIAKSAPDAADIKQRRWIYIPYDRYTDRTGPLTEQSAAATGVVIVESTAKALRRPYHKKKLVVLISNMRHFALEQAARGVSVLYVFSPKSHGQALVDVQREHALPELTCMTPAERELRLDLATAIENGLQMKFAEDTTWASRTADFTEVYGTYKPGKSYVMDRFYRKARQKTGILMQNGKPVGGQFSFDADNRNPYKNQIPVPKPPKFRPDPITEEVIAFVGETYAQHFGEIDGFDLPCTQADCDLMWRFALEHLLPHFGPFEDAMRDDHGQLFHSKTSVLLNLGRLLALDLVRDVAQAAEAGAIPLASAEGFIRQLLGWREFMRHLHGETDGYRLLAGHVPQEHRRFTQEVSPDRTEEATKAYASAISKADPYAGARPSALGASLPLPAVYWGVKSGLHCMDTVVAQVIQEGWSHHITRLMVLSNLANLCGFSPRELTDWFWFAYVDAYDWVVEPNVLGMATYADGGLTATKPYVSGAAYINRMSNFCGHCQYDPKKSTGPGSCPFTSLYWTFLERNQDILAGNFRLQMPYNTLRKKPAQELMQLRARAEEAIAHLQSFKRPAY from the coding sequence ATGCCTTCCTTCGCAGAGCAGATCGCAAAGTCCGCTCCCGATGCCGCCGACATCAAGCAGCGTCGCTGGATTTATATCCCTTACGATCGCTACACCGACCGCACTGGCCCACTCACCGAGCAGAGCGCCGCTGCGACCGGCGTTGTCATCGTCGAATCAACGGCCAAGGCACTGCGCCGTCCCTATCACAAGAAAAAGCTTGTCGTGCTCATCTCGAACATGCGCCACTTCGCTCTCGAACAGGCCGCACGCGGAGTTTCCGTTCTCTACGTCTTCTCGCCGAAGAGCCATGGGCAGGCTCTCGTCGATGTACAGCGCGAGCACGCGTTACCCGAGCTCACCTGTATGACTCCCGCCGAGCGTGAGCTGCGCCTCGATCTCGCGACCGCCATTGAGAATGGCCTTCAAATGAAGTTTGCCGAAGACACCACTTGGGCTTCGAGGACCGCCGACTTCACTGAGGTCTACGGCACGTACAAGCCGGGCAAGAGCTATGTCATGGATCGTTTCTACCGCAAGGCTCGGCAGAAGACCGGCATCCTCATGCAGAACGGAAAGCCCGTCGGCGGACAGTTCTCCTTCGATGCCGATAACCGCAATCCATACAAGAACCAGATCCCCGTTCCCAAGCCTCCGAAATTCCGGCCCGATCCGATTACTGAGGAGGTAATCGCCTTTGTCGGCGAGACCTACGCGCAGCACTTCGGCGAGATCGACGGCTTTGACCTTCCATGTACCCAGGCAGACTGCGATCTCATGTGGCGCTTCGCCCTCGAGCATCTTCTTCCGCACTTTGGCCCCTTCGAAGACGCCATGCGCGACGACCACGGCCAGCTCTTCCACTCGAAGACCTCGGTTTTGCTGAACCTCGGCCGCCTGCTCGCTCTTGACCTCGTCCGAGACGTCGCCCAGGCGGCCGAGGCGGGAGCCATCCCACTCGCGAGCGCGGAGGGCTTCATTCGCCAACTCCTTGGCTGGCGCGAGTTCATGCGTCATCTGCACGGGGAGACCGACGGCTATCGCCTCCTCGCCGGCCACGTTCCACAGGAGCATAGACGCTTCACCCAAGAGGTCTCCCCTGACCGGACCGAAGAGGCAACCAAAGCCTACGCATCAGCCATAAGCAAGGCCGATCCCTATGCTGGAGCAAGGCCCTCAGCCCTCGGCGCATCCCTTCCTTTACCCGCTGTTTACTGGGGCGTGAAGTCCGGTCTGCACTGCATGGACACTGTCGTCGCCCAGGTCATTCAGGAGGGATGGTCGCATCACATCACGCGCCTTATGGTTCTCTCGAACCTGGCTAATCTTTGCGGGTTCTCCCCACGCGAGCTCACCGACTGGTTCTGGTTCGCTTATGTCGACGCCTACGACTGGGTGGTCGAACCCAACGTTCTCGGCATGGCCACGTACGCCGACGGAGGCCTCACCGCTACCAAGCCTTATGTCTCAGGCGCCGCCTACATCAATCGCATGTCGAACTTCTGCGGCCACTGCCAGTACGACCCGAAGAAGTCCACTGGCCCAGGTTCATGCCCGTTCACCTCGCTCTACTGGACCTTCCTCGAGCGGAACCAGGACATCCTCGCCGGCAACTTCCGCCTCCAGATGCCCTACAATACGCTCCGCAAAAAGCCCGCCCAGGAACTTATGCAACTCCGAGCACGTGCCGAAGAAGCCATCGCGCATTTACAGTCTTTCAAGCGCCCCGCTTACTGA
- a CDS encoding ABC transporter permease — protein MGAMREAVARIKSFFAKEERDADLEAELETHLELAVEDNMREGMSAEEAKRQALIRFGGVQQAREQQRVARGLPWLDVLLQDLRYTLRTLGRERAFTIVAVLILGLGIGANVAVFSVVDTVLLRPLPFAQPQQLVRILSKNMKGGESTATFSTDAVQEIQDRNKSFQSITGYFAFSGPDNLKLMGNGQPKPVTELDVMGNFFTTLGVQPILGRLFTLEETLQHSRPVVVLSYNFWKRQYGGKPEVVGQVIRLNDVPVTVIGVLPDTFDFGSVFSPGARMDMFGPVIPQDIREEGNTIALVGRLKPGVTMAQGQAEADLIFPKLEFNVQHPEYGSAYTARFLELKDFVSGKLRRSLIVLWCAVGMILLIVCVNLSNLLLSRAAARSKEFALRSALGAGRGRLVRQLLTESFVLSSAGALLGLAIAWSLAAYLAHQGSIALPLLSSVRIDGIALTWTVLIAMTTALIFGLVPGMKIAAGNLQDGLKDGGHGSGTGAKRERLRSTLVISEVALACILLVGAGLLLRSFMKVLDVDLGFEPSRAAAISVDMKPIPRTADRKTFETIQWAQWQEVVHRAEALPGVEAAGIADSLPMSRNRSWGVSVKGREYKKDELEATFVYIVSPGYMRAMGLHVLKGRDFTWEDGPSSDGAILINETIAKHLFPGEDPLGRMVQAGGDDKRVIGVVADMRETSAEGDAGWQMYLPASQDGPEGAQLVIRTKLPQAALSATLMTMLRQINPDQPAVELKPIQNLVDHATSPRRFFVYLVSVFAALGLFLAALGIYGVISYSVTQRTQEIGIRMALGATMARVKWDVIATTLKLAAIGIVLGTVGSIAASHLISSLLFGTESTDPVTFLAMVLVLGTVALLAGYVPARRASRIDPMVALRNN, from the coding sequence ATGGGCGCGATGCGCGAGGCGGTGGCACGGATCAAGTCCTTCTTCGCGAAGGAAGAGCGCGACGCGGATCTGGAAGCGGAGCTTGAAACTCATCTCGAACTGGCAGTGGAGGACAATATGCGCGAAGGCATGTCGGCGGAGGAAGCGAAGCGTCAGGCGTTGATCCGTTTCGGCGGCGTTCAGCAGGCAAGGGAACAGCAGCGCGTGGCTCGCGGCCTCCCCTGGCTCGACGTCCTCCTCCAGGACCTCCGTTACACTCTCCGCACTTTGGGCCGAGAACGCGCGTTTACCATCGTCGCCGTGCTCATCCTCGGCCTCGGCATCGGCGCCAACGTCGCCGTCTTCAGCGTTGTCGACACCGTTCTCCTACGCCCGCTGCCGTTCGCCCAGCCCCAGCAACTCGTTCGCATCCTCAGCAAGAACATGAAAGGCGGCGAGTCGACCGCAACCTTCTCCACCGACGCCGTTCAGGAGATTCAGGACCGCAACAAGTCCTTCCAGTCGATCACCGGCTACTTCGCCTTCTCCGGGCCGGATAATCTCAAGCTCATGGGCAACGGCCAGCCCAAGCCGGTCACCGAGCTCGATGTCATGGGCAACTTCTTCACCACCCTTGGCGTGCAGCCGATCCTCGGCCGTCTTTTTACTCTGGAGGAGACCCTGCAGCACAGCCGCCCCGTCGTTGTCCTCAGCTATAACTTCTGGAAGCGCCAGTACGGCGGCAAGCCCGAGGTCGTCGGGCAGGTCATCCGCCTGAACGATGTCCCAGTCACCGTCATTGGTGTCCTCCCCGACACCTTCGACTTCGGCTCCGTCTTCTCCCCCGGTGCGAGGATGGATATGTTTGGTCCCGTCATTCCGCAGGATATCCGCGAAGAGGGCAACACCATCGCCCTCGTGGGCCGTCTGAAGCCCGGCGTCACCATGGCCCAGGGCCAAGCCGAAGCCGACCTGATCTTCCCCAAGCTCGAGTTTAACGTCCAGCATCCCGAGTACGGCAGCGCTTACACCGCCCGTTTCCTCGAACTGAAGGACTTCGTCAGCGGCAAGCTCCGGCGCTCGCTCATCGTCCTTTGGTGCGCGGTCGGCATGATCCTGCTGATTGTCTGCGTTAACCTCTCGAACCTCCTTCTCTCCCGCGCCGCCGCGCGCAGCAAGGAGTTCGCCCTCCGCAGCGCACTTGGCGCCGGACGCGGTCGCCTCGTCCGCCAACTCCTCACCGAGAGCTTCGTCCTCTCTAGCGCCGGAGCCCTGCTCGGCCTCGCGATCGCTTGGTCGCTCGCCGCCTATCTCGCCCACCAGGGATCCATCGCGCTTCCTCTTCTCTCGAGTGTCCGAATCGACGGAATCGCCCTCACATGGACCGTCCTCATCGCGATGACGACAGCACTGATCTTCGGCCTAGTTCCCGGCATGAAGATCGCTGCTGGAAATCTGCAGGACGGCCTCAAAGATGGAGGTCACGGCTCAGGCACGGGCGCAAAGCGCGAACGGCTGCGCTCGACACTCGTCATCTCCGAGGTCGCCCTCGCCTGCATCCTTCTCGTCGGTGCGGGCCTTCTGCTGCGCAGCTTTATGAAGGTGCTCGACGTCGATCTCGGTTTTGAGCCGAGCCGGGCGGCGGCGATCAGCGTCGACATGAAGCCGATTCCCAGGACCGCCGACCGAAAGACATTCGAGACGATCCAGTGGGCCCAATGGCAGGAGGTCGTCCACCGCGCCGAAGCTCTTCCCGGCGTCGAAGCGGCAGGCATTGCCGACAGCCTGCCCATGAGCCGGAACCGCAGTTGGGGTGTCTCCGTCAAAGGCCGCGAATACAAGAAGGATGAGTTGGAAGCGACGTTCGTCTATATCGTTTCGCCCGGCTATATGAGAGCCATGGGACTCCACGTCCTCAAGGGCCGCGACTTCACTTGGGAGGACGGACCTTCGAGCGACGGCGCGATCCTCATCAACGAGACAATCGCGAAGCATCTCTTCCCCGGCGAAGACCCGCTTGGCCGCATGGTGCAGGCCGGTGGCGATGACAAGCGGGTGATCGGCGTCGTCGCCGATATGCGTGAGACCAGCGCCGAGGGCGATGCCGGCTGGCAGATGTATCTGCCCGCTTCGCAGGACGGCCCCGAAGGGGCGCAACTCGTTATTCGAACGAAGCTCCCCCAGGCTGCTCTCTCGGCTACCCTCATGACGATGCTCCGCCAGATCAACCCGGATCAGCCCGCCGTTGAGCTCAAGCCTATCCAGAACCTCGTCGACCACGCCACCTCGCCGCGCCGTTTCTTTGTCTATCTCGTCAGCGTCTTTGCCGCCTTGGGACTCTTCCTCGCCGCGCTCGGTATCTACGGCGTGATCTCCTACTCGGTCACCCAGCGCACCCAGGAGATCGGCATCCGCATGGCGCTCGGAGCCACTATGGCCCGCGTCAAGTGGGACGTCATTGCCACGACCCTCAAGCTCGCCGCCATTGGCATTGTGCTTGGTACCGTCGGCTCCATCGCAGCTTCGCACCTCATCTCCTCGCTGCTCTTCGGCACCGAGTCCACCGATCCCGTCACCTTCCTCGCCATGGTGCTCGTTCTCGGAACCGTAGCTCTCCTTGCGGGCTACGTCCCGGCCCGCCGCGCTTCTCGCATCGACCCTATGGTCGCCCTGCGGAACAACTAG
- a CDS encoding MATE family efflux transporter, with protein MPVKEQIRPMLTLALPLILAELGWMAMGIVDTIMVGHMDRPVLAIGSAALGQVLYNTVTFGIAGVLLGLDTYLSQSQGAGELDEANRWFLHGLILAGGLALSLITVVLLAPLALMRMPIDHGVLVGAVSFLHALNWGTPALFLYFALRRYLQAFNHVKPIAVALVTANLCNILMDWLLIYGHSWGHHWGSISIPAMGVYGAGLSTSISRLYLAVFLIVTILRVDRRHDYGLRRMTRRFEKARVWKLAALGAPAGAQIFVEISIFGAVTFLIGTMGAVPLAGHEIALNCASFTFMIPLAISAAASVRVGQAIGRKSPEQARSAGWAAIALGAGCMAVMSLILTVVPGVIAGSFTHDTSIIAATIPLLYVAAAFQFFDGLQITANGALRGAGNTHAGLYVQLLGYWVIGLPVGCWLGFHMKLGAVGLWMGLCAGLVVAGVLLTTTWARTTRKLETASVIEPSVR; from the coding sequence ATGCCTGTCAAAGAACAGATACGGCCGATGCTGACCCTTGCCCTTCCACTTATCCTTGCCGAACTCGGCTGGATGGCGATGGGCATCGTCGACACCATCATGGTCGGCCACATGGATCGTCCCGTCCTGGCGATCGGCTCTGCCGCGCTCGGGCAGGTGCTCTACAACACCGTAACTTTCGGCATCGCTGGTGTCCTCCTCGGTCTTGATACCTACCTCTCGCAATCGCAAGGTGCAGGCGAACTCGACGAGGCGAACCGCTGGTTCCTGCATGGCCTCATCCTCGCCGGCGGCCTCGCCCTCTCGCTCATCACCGTAGTCCTGCTCGCGCCCCTTGCCTTGATGCGCATGCCGATCGACCACGGCGTCCTCGTCGGCGCGGTCAGCTTCCTGCACGCGCTCAACTGGGGCACACCCGCTCTCTTCCTCTACTTCGCCCTCCGCCGCTATCTACAGGCGTTCAACCACGTCAAGCCCATCGCGGTCGCGCTTGTCACGGCGAATCTTTGCAACATCCTCATGGACTGGCTCCTCATCTATGGCCATAGCTGGGGCCATCACTGGGGCTCGATCAGCATCCCGGCGATGGGTGTTTACGGCGCAGGCCTTTCGACCTCGATCTCCCGCCTCTACCTCGCCGTCTTCCTGATCGTCACCATCCTCCGCGTCGATCGCCGTCACGACTACGGCCTTCGCCGCATGACACGCCGCTTCGAGAAGGCCCGCGTCTGGAAGCTCGCCGCTCTCGGAGCCCCCGCCGGCGCGCAGATATTCGTCGAGATCTCCATCTTCGGAGCGGTTACCTTCCTCATCGGAACGATGGGAGCCGTGCCTCTCGCCGGACATGAGATCGCCCTCAACTGCGCCAGCTTCACCTTCATGATTCCGCTGGCTATCTCCGCCGCCGCCTCCGTCCGCGTCGGCCAGGCCATCGGCCGCAAGTCGCCCGAACAAGCGCGTTCGGCTGGATGGGCGGCCATCGCCCTCGGCGCAGGTTGCATGGCAGTCATGTCCCTCATCCTCACCGTCGTGCCCGGAGTCATTGCAGGCTCCTTCACGCATGACACCAGCATCATCGCTGCGACAATCCCGCTCCTCTACGTGGCCGCCGCGTTTCAGTTCTTCGACGGCCTCCAGATCACCGCCAATGGAGCCCTTCGCGGAGCCGGGAACACCCATGCCGGCCTCTACGTTCAGCTCCTCGGCTACTGGGTCATCGGATTGCCCGTCGGCTGCTGGCTCGGCTTTCATATGAAGCTCGGAGCCGTCGGGTTGTGGATGGGTTTATGTGCTGGACTCGTCGTCGCCGGTGTTCTCCTAACTACGACGTGGGCCAGAACGACAAGGAAGCTCGAAACGGCAAGCGTTATCGAGCCATCAGTTCGATGA